One part of the Magnetococcales bacterium genome encodes these proteins:
- a CDS encoding type II toxin-antitoxin system HicA family toxin, whose protein sequence is MNSADIIKRLLAEGWELVGGKGSHQKFRHPLKPGHVVVPHPRKDLALGAARNIFRQAGWEWR, encoded by the coding sequence ATGAACAGCGCGGACATCATCAAGCGACTTCTTGCCGAGGGCTGGGAATTGGTGGGCGGCAAGGGGAGCCATCAAAAATTCAGGCATCCCCTGAAACCCGGTCATGTGGTGGTTCCGCACCCCCGCAAGGATCTGGCATTGGGAGCGGCGAGGAACATCTTTCGGCAAGCCGGTTGGGAGTGGAGGTGA